GAAGAAAAGAACTACTAACTGCTACCTTCCCTGAAAATGAcaatttctgtggaaaagggAACTGCCATCTATGTTACTGAGAACTGGTGAAGTACTCAGACctatatgaaattattttccttgcagGGAAGACAATGAACTGGCCAAGTGTATAATAAGATCTGGCACTCAGCCATGAAGAGTTCTGGGCTGTTGTTAATTATGGAGGTTCAACTCTTAAAGCCGCGTGACCTGGAAGAACAAACTTGTAACCTGCAGCTTTTACAGCCCCTGTTCTTCATTgtgaaatgctgttttccatAGCAGAATTGAAAGCTTGTGATCAAACTCATTAGAATGAGAATTGTAGGTTGTGTAGTGGTTTTGGAAAACACTGACTTGTATTTAGGATATATTTCAGGATTTCTTTATGACATTCCTTACAATAACTCAACCATTACAATGAAACCCCATGCTTCTCATTGCTTGAGATGCTCATCTGCCTAGGATTTCATCTTCTCCATTCTAGACAGCCTTATCAcagttgaaatgaaaaaaataaataaagtttacCATCTACTTATTTGCATGCACATACAGTTACGAGTAACAACTCTCAGCACCACGCCATCAATTTTTTGCTATCCAAATTGCAAAAGGGGTCCTTAAAAAGCACTCAGTACTGGTTTACACACCCTTGGTAGTCCAGCATGAGCCATGCTATGAGCAAAGGAGGCAGATGCAGAGGGCTGGCAATTCCCACGGGGGCTTTTGACTGACCACTGGCCCTCAGATAGTGCACATAAGGGGGAGGTGACAGCTTTCACATGAGCCAGACCTGTATCACAGCTAAAAATGACTTCAGCATTCATCCATGGCAGTAAGCAAATACTGAGTGCCTTTGAGAGCTCCCAACAAAAAATGCCATTCCTAAAGCATACTAATATGAAATACTGAAGTAAGGGTTCCATACCTTAAATTCCTCCAAGATTTTGTAACTTTTCCCATGATATTCACAAAAGTTTTTCACTTCTTTGCATTCTGGACAGCATCCATTGTGTTCCACTTTTGTGCACTTTGGGTGGATTTTAGGGCATTCTGGTTGATCACAAACAGGTCCATCCTCAGTGCAGACACAAGGACAGTTGGAATGTCCTGGGAAAAAACGTTCTCCCAGTTTGTACACAAAGCCACTGTCATCCACACAGCCCTTCCCCCGGTAATCATCAAAGATCAGATTGTCATTACTGGAGGTCTGGTCCCCTTCATCAGCGGGGTAATCTTCATGATTGATGGCAGCTGGAGTGACCAAACCAGGGAGCACAAAGAGAAGTATCCAGGCTTCATGGATGTGAAGAGCCATCCCCCTCCTCGGCTTCTCCATGGGACCTCAAAGCCAGATACAAACAGTTGCTTCCATAGGGAGACCAGTGTTGTGGTCTGAAAACAAACAGTTTTGAGTGAGAAAAAACTCAAAATTGAAGGAATATTGACTTATAAAAGTCATTCTTTCAACCAGTACCAAAGAATAAATCAAAGTTTTTAACTACCACTGTTTcgtttgatttttttaaacctcttCTTAATTATTGGCAAATAGAACAAAGCATGTGAAATACCTACATTAGACACACATGCCTGGAAGCATATGACCATAAAATATCCCTGAAGGAATGGTGGTTCATAGAATAATCAAATTTTTACTTTCCCCATTTTTGCAGTTGAGTTTTTGGATGCACCAGAAATTAAACCAGCTGCCTGAAATGGCATGGTGATGGGCAGCTTGGAGGGTTTTGAAGCCAAGTTTAAGACTGGTTTAAACCTCCTGTAGTGGCCACTGTCCCTTGGTGCTAGGTATGGAGCACAGCCCACTTCATTAAACTGAGATGGGAAACCTGAGCTGAAAATGAGTTAAACATAATCTGTTGTCAGATCTGTGTCTGATCTGAAAGATGGTGCTGGGTTAAACTTGAGCTGCGAGAGGTGGAATAGTACAGAATCTTATTACAGCGTTTCTGAAGAGGGACTTCCTGGGCTACCAAAAcagcccagcccacagcaggtATGTTTAACCCTGTCAGAGATCAAGATGCAATTCACCTTCTCCATTATTCAGCATTTCAGTAATTCCCAGCAAAAAACGCGGAGTGCAGGGCGTTAAATGCCTGCATAATGCATGGAGCCGCTGAAATGTGTCGGCCTGATTAAGCTGGAGCCTTTCTAAAACTTCGGGAGCGATGCAGCACGGCCCGAGCTCCGGTGAGCTGTGCTGAAGTGGTGGAGTGAGGACGGAGCCCGGCAGGGAGAGGGGCTTTGAGTGACCCCCGGGAGAGTCGGCGCCAGGAGAAGGCTCCGTGCCGGTGTCTTGGGAACACTTCTGGCTGCCCACAGTGCCACATCACTGCCACCAACCTGCCCACGCACCAGCCCGCAGCCAGTGTAACCCAGGCAGCAAACTGGTTTCTGACCCCTCTTAAAAAACCTGGGCAAAGTATTACAGGAAACTTTTAAATGAGATGAAATATCAGCATTACATGGACTGCAGAACTACGGAGGTAGATGCTggcacaaaccaaaacaagaaggactgttggggtgtgtgtgtcatcatcccttcttttcctccatTCCCAGAGcatgcacacacaggcacacgGAATCTACACAAACATGCATTAACCTACACACACGGGCAAACACGTACTCCTTCCCACCCCTCGGGGGGACATTGTTATATATTGGCATTTTTGGTGGACTGCAGATGTTCAGCAATTAATTCTCCCTTAATTGAAGCAAAAAAAGGAGCAGTAGGAGGAGAAAGCTTTAATCCCAGAGAAGCAGCTAAAGGATCCTGTTGACCAAGCAGTTTTTCCAAAGCCACAACAGAGGGAGACACCGGATATTACACAGGATTTATCAAATTCGAAAAGATATCTTCTTAATTGAAGTACTAGCTGTGTTTCCATCACAAGGACTATTGTTACTCCTATTAGCAATATCCACTGTAAGATGCTGTTTGGAAATCCAGCGATTCATGCAGATACGGCTGCTTTACATATCTACAGAGCAGAGAATCTGCCCACCTAACGCTACAGGTAGGTTGCAACACTGCAGATTTGTGGgcatttggggtggggggggggaagcagCAAACAGAGTCATTCATATCTGAGGAAATGTGAAACACTTGTGAGAATCTGCTGGAGTTTTATGAGGAAGCTCTCAAAACAAATGcgtgtgtatacatatatgtatataaaagtTCTCCCCAGATATTTTGCTACAGCAGCTGAGATGTCCCACAGCAACTCACAGGCACTCGGCTCGATCCTGGAAATCAGACAGACTGCAGACGTCTTGCACGGACACATTTCAACAAGTAAACAAATGCTGCTTGGCTCAGAATTACTTTACAGCTTGAACTTTCTCATCATTTCTCATCCTGAGAGAGGCCAGGATCGTAGGTAAGTCTCTGAAACGTTTCCATCCGCCTTCCCTCACCCCAAGTAAATAATTCACACCTACCTGATCAGGCTGGATGTGAAAGCTGAGAGGGGTCACAGGCCAACATGGACTGAAAGGTTAGAAAGAGATTAGTGAAAGCAGTTCATCCTAATCACGTTTTCGGTGTTGACTCACGGACAATCCCTTTTCCTCCACCTCCCATCGCAAAACGGGAGCGCGGCAGCCCAGCAACCACACCATGAGAACTGAGCTTTAACCCGGCGCCGACGATTCAGAGGGAGCAGGATTCAGGCGGTCCGGAGGCTGCGATGCCGCGGAGAAACCccggtgccagcagcagagtcATCGCGGCGAACTTGGGCTGCATCTCCTCAGGTCTCGGGGCGGGCGGGGGAGAGAAAACaacccatccctgtcccctccctgtgcccggCGGATCTCCTGCGGCTCCAGCTTCGCCTCGGCGGGGGAAGGGGGGGAGCGATCGCGGGTTAGGCGGGAGGCAGGCGGGGGAGGGCGGGCGCaggagccccgcgcccggcgggCGGGCAGCCCCCGCGCCCCTCCGGGGACTCCCCGGCCCGGGCGCCGGCCATGCCCGCGCCGCGCAGCTCCgcgctccctgcctgcccctattaggattaattttgtttttaggGGGGtggtagtaaaaaaaaaaaaaaaaaaaaaaaaaagaaaaagaagagagacgAGCCGGGGggtaaaacccaaaaaataatGCAGGGGCGGggcgcccccgccccggccgctGCTCCGCCTGCCGCCAGCTGGGGCGACGGCTCTCCTCAGAGCTGCCGGTCCCCCTCAGGTCCACCGGCTGGAGCTCCCGCCAGCCCGGTTCCCTTCAGCCCGATTCCCCTCAGGTCCACCGGCTGGAGCTCCCCTCAGCCCGGTTCCCTTCAGCCTGGTTCCCCTCAGATGCACCGGCTGGAGCTCCCCTCAGCCCGGTTCCCTTCAGCCTGGTTCCCCTCAGATGCACCGGCTGGAGCTCCCCTCAGCCCGGTTCCCTTCAGCCTGGTTCCCCTCAGATGCACCGGCTGGAGCTCCCCTCAGCCCGGTTCCCTTCAGCCTGGTTCCCCTCAGATGCACCGGCTGGAGCTTCCCTCAGCCCGGTTCCCCTCAGATGCACCGGCTGGAGCTCCCCTCAGCCCGGTTCCCCTCAGATGCACCGGCTGGAGCTcccctcagcccagctcctctcGGTCCCGCTCCCCCTTCAAATCCACCGGCTGGGGCTCCCCTCAGCCCGGCTCCCCTCGGATCCGCGCGCTGGAGGTTCTCTCAGCCCCTCCGCGCTCTCCAGCTCCGGCTCATCGCCGCTGCCCCGGCCGTGTCCGGGAAAATATCCCCCATGGCCGCATTGTGGAAACTTCGCCTCATCTTCCCACAGGCGGCTGCGCCGGGGAAGGGGCGCCCCGGCTCCTGTGGCTCGTGCTGCGCTACATCAAAAATCAATCTCCTTGCAATTCGGCTGCGCCGGCATTAGGCGTCATTGTAAAGCTGTTTCTCCAGACACCACCTAAAGAGAGATTCTTGGTGTTGGAGAAAACACGGTGACagcagaaagagggagaaatagAGGGGTTTATTTGGATAGATGCTAACTAATGCTCCATTTGGGCGAACATTCCCCGAATAGTGCAAACACGAGCTATGAAGCAATAAGCCCGCAGTGCTGTTGTCAGCCCGCTCTTGTGGAAGGCGATGAGGGCCACCTGTGTCACTGTGCCCAGGTCCAGAGGCAAACCCTGCCATCGGCGCCCGCGGACAGCAGGGAATCCTGGCCGTGGAAGCGCACGCAGCGCACCTCGACCCCGGGGCCGCGCAGGACGGAGAGCTGGCCCACGGCCAGGGACAGCACCTTCACGGAGCCCTCGCTGCTGGCCAGAGCCACCAGGTCACCTGAAACACACGCAAAGGCATCACTGAGGTTGGCAAAGGCTACACAAGAGGGCGGCGCGGGAGGTTTTGAGATGTTGGCTTTAAAGAGACTCACGTGTACTCCTGTTTTCTGAGATAGATTAACAGAAAATTGGACGGATCGATAACAATGAGATTGGATTTTGGAGCGATTAGGCCAGTCTGGAGACCTCATGTTCTCCTCACAAGGAGCCTGGCTActttgacagaatcacagaatctgctgagttggaagggagccacaaggatcatggagtccaactcctggccctgcacaggacaccacaagggtcacaccatgtgcccaagagcattgtccaaacctTTTTTGAACTCTATCAGGTTTAGTGATGTGCTCATTCTCTgggagcctgtgccagtgcccaaACACTCTCTGgaggaagaacctttccctaatatccaacctaaacctctgctgacacaacttcaggccattccattgggttctgtcactggtccccacagagcagagatcagtgtctgcccctccacTCCCCCTCACAAGGGGGTTGCAAACCCTGGTGAGTCTCCCCTCAGTTTCCTccagctgaacagaccaagtgccctcagtcactcctcacacagcttcccctcaaggccctttgccatctttgttgccctttggatgctctctgacagcttaataattttttttttaatgttacagTGACCAAAACTGCATGCAATACTCAAGTGCTTCCCCAGTGCACACCAGAGCAGGACAGTCACTTATATTTGGATACAATTATTCAGGGACAGATTCTGAAACACAGACTGAGCACCAGAGGAGCAGATGCTCTCCTAATACCTGGAGGTATTGATATCAGAGCATGCTTTTGACACTGCTTTTCTTGTACTGCTTATGACATGAGGATATGAGTTTTCAGCTGGATTTCCAGAAGGTCAGGCATCTAACTGTACTGAGTGCTTGCTCCCTTATatccttttggaaaaaaaacccaatatttAAATCCTTAGTATAGAACAGGGTTtaacagtagaaaaaaataaaacagaacctAAAAAAGGTTCTTAGGAGTTCTCAGGTTCCATGTGCTTTTTTGCAAATCAAATGGACTCAGTTTTCAACACTTTTAAGGAAGCAGAATGTGTTTATAAGTTTATCATCTTCCTGcttaaataaaaacacaggTAATAGCTGGTAAGTGATATGTTTGAAGTGCCTCTTACCCAGTCTCCAGATAAAGACTCTCCTTTAGAAATTAACTATAATAATAATGAGTttcacatacaaaaaaaaaaaaaaaaaaaaaaaaaaaaaaaaaaaaaaaaaaatctattccttCATTTCAAAGCTGATGTGGCCCTAACAACAAGGGGATCACTGTACTGTCAGTCGTGATCTTGGTCAAACACCTTTTTCTATTTAGAGCAAGTTCAATACACCTTCTGAATGATTATAGCTCTTCTTATGTATTGagattttctctctgaaagCAAAGACATTGCCA
The Vidua macroura isolate BioBank_ID:100142 chromosome 7, ASM2450914v1, whole genome shotgun sequence DNA segment above includes these coding regions:
- the VWC2L gene encoding von Willebrand factor C domain-containing protein 2-like isoform X2, producing MEKPRRGMALHIHEAWILLFVLPGLVTPAAINHEDYPADEGDQTSSNDNLIFDDYRGKGCVDDSGFVYKLGERFFPGHSNCPCVCTEDGPVCDQPECPKIHPKCTKVEHNGCCPECKEVKNFCEYHGKSYKILEEFKVPTALRAPR
- the VWC2L gene encoding von Willebrand factor C domain-containing protein 2-like isoform X1; amino-acid sequence: MEKPRRGMALHIHEAWILLFVLPGLVTPAAINHEDYPADEGDQTSSNDNLIFDDYRGKGCVDDSGFVYKLGERFFPGHSNCPCVCTEDGPVCDQPECPKIHPKCTKVEHNGCCPECKEVKNFCEYHGKSYKILEEFKPSPCEWCRCEPSNEVHCVVADCAVPECVNPVYEPEQCCPVCKNGPNCFAGTTIIPAGIEVKVDDCNICHCHNGDWWKPAQCSKRECQGKQAL